The following proteins are co-located in the Festucalex cinctus isolate MCC-2025b chromosome 15, RoL_Fcin_1.0, whole genome shotgun sequence genome:
- the LOC144002472 gene encoding phospholipid-transporting ATPase ID-like — protein sequence MQKTDQMGSVVSYLGQVCGQQTNQEVERRLRANDRPSNLSYHYANNAIKTSKYNVFTFLPLNLFEQFRRLANCFFLFLFTLQLIPQISSLAWFSTAALLILVLSITAVKDASDDINRHKSDNQVNNREVSVLVDGELRAEKWMNVQVGDIVKLENNQFVTADLLLLSSSEPLNIVCIKTAELDGETNLKVKQALTVTGAMGDNTEALTSFNGEIKCEPPNNRLETFKGTLTVDGQTYSLDNDRVLLRGCTVRNTEWCFGLVIFGGPDTKLMQNSGKTTFKRTSIDHLMNILVLCIFVFLLAMCSALAIGHAVWEMREGSVFTVFLPSESGIDAPLSSFLCFWSYVILLNTVVPMSLFVSVEAIRLVNSFYIDWDCKMYYPKSDTPAQARTTTLNEELGQIKYIFSDKTGTLTQNIMTFNKCSIDGKRYGELLDTSGQRIEISENTPSVDFSWNQQADPKFIFHDHTLVETIREGNLEAQAFFRLLALCHTVMPEEKQEGELYYQAQSPDEGALVTAARNFGFVFRSRTPETITVEEMGKLIVYELLAVLDFNNVRKRMSVIVRNPEGKLTLYCKGADTIIYERLHTSCNTLMGVTTGHLNEYAGDGLRTLVLAYKDLEESYVKEWMQRHHEASTTIEERDEKLHELYEEIEKGLLLLGATAVEDKLQDGVPQTIEQLAKADIKIWVLTGDKQETAENIGYSCKMLREEMKDVFIVSDNTAEGVKEELQSARRKMCPTAANEPNVTKAHTGLLWMQKTETLHDDQVDGEYALVINGHSLAVALENGLDLELLRTASMCQTVICCRVTPLQKAQVVKLVKKYKQAVTLAIGDGANDVSMIKAAHIGVGISGQEGMQAVLSSDFSFAQFRYLQRLLFVHGRWSYLRMCKFLHYFFYKNFTFTFVHVWYAFFCGFSAQTVYDQWFVSMYNVVYTVLPVLGMSLFDQDVNDRWSFQYPQLYSPGPQNIYFNKKAMVCCMIHSCYSSLVVFFIPWAAMHDTVGNDGKDIADYQSFALVVQTCLLIVVNIQLCLDTHYWTGVNQSFMWGSLVLYFATTFAMHSNDMFSIFTSVFPFIGTARNSLSQPNVWLTILLTCLLCGLPVLAFRFMIIQLQPTINDKVRHKARKEPLPSPAGHQPARRVSTRRSSYAFSHAQGYGDLVTSRRFLMKRPVKSRNTFLKQTDQPQVYRTITRESEQ from the exons ATGCAA AAAACAGATCAAATGGGGTCAGTAGTGTCCTACTTGGGTCAGGTGTGCGGGCAGCAGACAAATCAAG AGGTGGAAAGACGCTTGCGAGCCAATGACAGACCTTCCAACCTTTCGTACCACTATGCT AATAATGCCATCAAGACGTCCAAATACAACGTCTTCACCTTCCTGCCACTTAACCTTTTCGAGCAGTTCAGGAGGCTCGCCAAttgcttcttcctcttcctcttcacaCTTCAG CTGATCCCGCAAATCTCCTCGCTTGCCTGGTTTAGCACAGCTGCCCTTCTCATCTTGGTGCTTTCTATAACAGCAGTCAAAGATGCTTCGGATGATATA AATAGACACAAAAGTGACAATCAAGTGAATAACCGTGAAGTGAGCGTCCTCGTTGATGGAGA ACTTAGAgctgaaaaatggatgaatgttcAGGTCGGAGATATCGTTAAACTGGAAAATAACCAGTTTGTCACA GCAGACCTTCTTTTACTCTCAAGCAGTGAGCCTCTCAATATAGTTTGCATTAAAACAGCTGAATTAGACGG TGAAACCAATCTGAAGGTGAAACAGGCACTGACTGTCACTGGAGCGATGGGAGATAACACCGAAGCACTGACGAGCTTCAACG GGGAAATAAAATGTGAACCACCAAATAATCGTCTGGAAACTTTTAAAGGGACACTGACAGTAGACGGACAAACGTATTCTTTGGACAATGACAGAGTGCTTCTACGGGGATGCACTGTGAGAAACACAGAGTGGTGCTTTGGACTGGTTATCTTTGGAG GTCCAGACACAAAGTTGATGCAGAACAGCGGAAAGACGACGTTCAAAAGAACAAGCATCGATCACCTCATGAATATCTTGGTGCTTTGT atttttgttttcctgctGGCCATGTGCTCCGCTCTGGCCATTGGTCATGCAGTCTGGGAGATGAGGGAGGGCTCAGTTTTCACTGTGTTCCTCCCTTCAGAATCTGGCATTGACGCTCCTCTCTCATCATTCCTCTGCTTCTGGTCTTACGTGATCCTACTAAACACGGTAGTGCCCATGTCTCTCTTTGTCAG tgtGGAAGCCATTCGTCTGGTGAATAGTTTCTACATTGACTGGGACTGTAAGATGTATTACCCCAAGAGTGACACTCCAGCTCAGGCGAGGACCACCACTTTGAATGAGGAACTGGGTCAGATCAAATATATCTTCAGCGACAAGACTGGTACCTTGACGCAGAACATCATGACGTTCAATAAGTGCTCGATTGATGGCAAACGTTATG GGGAGCTCTTGGACACTTCAGGACAGAGGATTGAAATATCAGAG AATACACCAAGTGTCGATTTCTCGTGGAACCAGCAAGCCGATCCAAAGTTCATTTTTCATGACCACACTCTGGTGGAAACCATCAGGGAGGGCAACTTAGAGGCTCAAGCATTCTTCCGTTTGTTGGCTCTCTGCCACACTGTGATGCCCGAGGAAAAACAAGAGG GCGAGCTTTATTACCAGGCTCAGTCGCCTGATGAAGGTGCTCTGGTGACCGCCGCAAGAAACTTTGGATTTGTGTTCCGTTCACGCACACCGGAAACCATAACAGTTGAGGAGATGGGCAAACTAATTGTCTATGAACTCTTGGCTGTTTTAGACTTCAATAATGTGCGCAAGAGGATGTCAGTCATAG TGCGCAACCCTGAAGGGAAGTTAACTCTATACTGCAAAGGAGCAGACACCATCATCTACGAGAGGCTCCATACCTCCTGTAACACACTGATGGGTGTCACCACCGGACACCTCAAT GAATATGCAGGTGATGGTCTCCGCACTTTGGTTCTGGCTTACAAGGATTTGGAAGAGAGCTACGTGAAGGAGTGGATGCAGCGTCACCATGAAGCCAGCACCACCATTGAAGAAAGAGATGAGAAACTTCATGAGCTGTATGAAGAGATTGAGAAAGGCTTGTTG CTTCTGGGAGCAACAGCTGTAGAGGACAAGTTGCAGGATGGTGTCCCACAGACAATAGAGCAGCTGGCCAAAGCTGACATCAAAATCTGGGTGTTGACTGGAGACAAACAAG AGACGGCAGAGAATATCGGCTATTCTTGCAAGATGCTGCGAGAGGAGATGAAGGACGTATTCATCGTTTCCGACAATACAGCAGAAGGAGTCAAAGAGGAGCTTCA GAGTGCAAGAAGGAAAATGTGTCCAACAGCAGCAAATGAACCAAATGTGACCAAGGCTCATACAGGTCTCTTGTGGATGCAGAAAACAGAAACTCTTCACGATGACCAAGTGGATGGAGAATATGCCCTTGTTATAAACGGACACAGTCTG GCCGTTGCCTTGGAAAACGGTTTGGATTTGGAACTGTTGAGGACCGCATCCATGTGCCAAACAGTCATTTGCTGTAGAGTCACTCCACTACAAAAAGCCCAAGTCGTTAAGTTGGTGAAGAAATACAAACAGGCGGTCACTCTGGCCATTGGAGACGGGGCCAATGATGTCAGCATGATCAAGG CTGCACATATTGGTGTCGGCATCAGTGGTCAGGAGGGCATGCAGGCCGTTCTGTCCAGTGACTTCTCCTTTGCCCAGTTCCGCTATCTGCAGCGTCTCCTTTTCGTACACGGACGCTGGTCATATCTGCGCATGTGCAAGTTTCTACACTATTTCTTCTACAAAAACTTCACCTTCACCTTTGTGCATGTCTGGTATGCCTTCTTCTGTGgtttctcagcacag ACTGTTTATGACCAGTGGTTTGTCAGCATGTACAATGTAGTGTACACAGTCCTCCCAGTCCTTGGCATGAGTCTCTTTGACCAG GATGTAAATGATCGCTGGAGTTTCCAGTATCCCCAGCTTTACTCACCGGGGCCTCAGAATATTTACTTTAATAAGAAGGCCATGGTGTGCTGCATGATCCACAGCTGCTACAGCTCCCTCGTTGTCTTCTTCATCCCGTGGGCGGCCATGCACGACACAGTTGGAAACGACGGCAAAGACATTGCCGATTATCAGTCATTTGCTTTAGTGGTGCAGACGTGTCTTCTCATTGTAGTCAATATCCAG cTCTGTCTAGACACGCATTACTGGACAGGTGTGAATCAGTCCTTTATGTGGGGTAGCCTGGTTCTTTATTTCGCCACCACGTTCGCCATGCACAGCAACGACATGTTCTCCATATTCACCTCTGTGTTCCCCTTCATCG GCACAGCAAGGAACTCTCTGAGCCAGCCTAACGTGTGGCTGACAATATTGTTGACGTGCCTCCTCTGTGGTCTTCCCGTGCTAGCTTTCCGTTTCATGATCATTCAGCTTCAGCCCACCATCAATGACAAG GTGAGACATAAGGCACGTAAGGAGCCACTGCCAAGTCCTGCTGGCCATCAGCCAGCCAGGCGAGTCAGCACTCGGCGGTCAAGCTACGCCTTCTCTCATGCTCAGGGCTATGGTGACCTGGTGACATCGCGAAGATTTCTGATGAAGCGTCCTGTAAAGAGTCGGAACACCTTCCTCAAACAAACAGATCAGCCACAAGTCTATCGAACCATTACAAGGGAGTCAGAGCAATAA